ATCAGCAGCGCACTCGCGAAATGGCGACTCGAATATGTAGGGGTCCCTATCTAACCTCCCAGACAAATACAACGGACAATCCTGTTGACCAAGCAAGCGGTCTGACTTATCGGCTAGAATCTCCCAGCTGCAATACGATCAAAAGGCCATCGCTGCAACTTGCATTGCTTTGCAGCCATcgtctgaaactctgaatttTAACGAACGAAGACACACATGAGAAAACAAGGTTCTTGCTTGGCTTTCATATGGAGGAAGTGAGCATCTAATAGCTGGAAACAGGATACTTATCACACAATAATGCATAGGGACTTCCAATTCGAGTTGGACAATAAAGGCGGCCCAAGGCTGTCGACCTGTCGGCTTCCTGCAGCCTGTCTAGAAGTAGATGTAGTCACAGTTGCAGTGACAAAGCTGGCTTGTCCTGTACTCATGCTAAACTTTCTACTTGTCTTGTCATTCTCCCCGAGCTGACTTGGCCTCCAATGGTCCATTGAACACTGAGCGCGAGTCCTCCACCACTCGCGTTGCTGTTGATGCGATCGGCATACCCTTGCTCATTTACACCGTCCTTTTCTGAAGAAGTGAAGAACATACAACAACCTTGTATGTCACCGTGTGTTTTCCAAGCCTGATTTGTTGTTATCGCTTGTGATCGCAGCAACACAGTGCATCTCGTGATCAATGCCTCTTGAgaaagcggcggcggcaccagtcAACAGTACCACCTTTTGATTTCACTGGGAGCAGATGCCCCCATGCTGTGCTGCACAAGTGTACTCCAAGTGAGACAGCAACCTTGGAATAGCTACAGGGATGGATTATGTGAGACCGCATGGGGGCAGTATATCGTCCTGAAGATCACAGTTCACAATCGCGAAAACTACATTCTGTACTGTGTTGTGATGTTGTCATTCAGAAAACTGCCTAGTTTAGTGCAGGATTTTTTACCCCCTTCTTTCTTCAGATGCGCGCTATTTTTCAGTTTATaccaaataaaagaaaaggaacaAAATCCTGCTTAGCTCTTAATATTATATTCCTTTTTGAGATGCTATGCTATGCACATGAATGAACTGCACATGCTGCCGGAACAGATCGGCGACGAGATGAAGCGATGCCATGAACGCAAGCACCGAGGTATCATTGCACCGGTGACCTTTGTTCACGCAGAAGCAGAAGAGGATGTCTATGCTTGCTGAAAAAGTAGATAGGCAGAAAGGGAACTCGCTAGGGCTCCAGAAATGGTAGGGCAGATGCTGGTGTTAGGTATCATCGATCGGTTTATCCGCACGCGGCACGCAGTGGCTGCTGTTTCCCCACTTCGAcgatctcctctctctctctctgacaaCGGCGTCCGTCAACGCGCGGATAAGAACATACTACCAGCTTTAAAGAATTTTTCATGAAGTATCCAGCTGTGAAGGATCAAGGAGGGTTATGATTTTACTTTTGACCGTGGGTAGTTAAATTCTCGTTATCTGATCCAGACGCTTTACCGGTGCAAGATTTTGCTGTCACGATCTAGAGCACTCTCGTCTGTCCCTGCTCCCTTTTAAACGAGGCAAGTTGGTGCCATTTGGATTTGGCTGCTGTGCTGCACAAGCGCAATGGGGCCGGACCATGCTCTCTTGCTCAAGACCAAGTGGCAAGTGTGCGAATAAAGGAAATCTTATGCACCTTTCTGGATAAGAAATTCAGAATCACTGCATATACAATGGAACAAAGCCGCAATCTTTTTTTGTGCTTCCTTGCCGCTATCTTCTTGGCTCGTTAGGTTCTTCAGTTCCATGAATTCTGCCGGTGAGCAAGAGCCGAGCCAAATCCAGCATGAGCCCGTAGAAGCTATGCTTTCTCAGGCCGTGTCGCTCTCGTCGCAGCCAAGCCTTCCTTCTCTGCCGTCGCTAGGTCCCCGGGACCAAAACTTAAGCCCTTCCCACCACCAATGCCTCGCCACCCTCAGAGGCCACTCCTCCTACGtctccgccctcgccgtcgacggcGACTCGCTGTACAGCGCGTCGTCGGACGGCCGCATCAGGGCGTGGCCGTTGGACGGCGCGGGTGGaaggcaggagcagcagcagggtgACGACGGTTGCAGCGCTACggttgtcgccgccgccgcgtgcgacAGCTCCGTCAAGTGTCTTCTCGCCGTGGGCGACGGTCTCCTCCTCAGCTCCCACCAGGACGGCAAGATCAGGGCGTGGCGGGCCGGCCGCCGGAAGGACGGGACCCCACGCCTCGTCCTGCGCGCTGCCCTGCCGACCTGCGTGGACCGGCTGCAGGCGTCCCTGCTCCCGTGGAGCTACGTGCAGGTCCGGCGGCACCGGTGGCGCGCCTGGGTGCACCACGTGGACGCGGTCACCGCGCTGGCGGTGTCCCCGGACGGCGCGCTCCTGTACTCGGCGTCGTGGGACCGGAGCCTCAGGGTGTGGCGCCTGCCGGGCTtccggtgcgtggagtccatcGCTCCCGCGCACGACGACGCCATCAACGCGCTGGCGGTGTCCCCCGACGGGCTCGTGTACACGGGCTCGGCCGACAAGAAGATCAAGGCGTGGAGGCGGCACCCGGAGCGGAGGAACAAGCACGTGGTTGTGCAAACGATGGAGCGGCACAGGTCGGCGGTGAACGCGCTCGCTCTGGGGGTCGACGGGACGGTGCTCTACTCCGGCGCGTGCGACCGGTCGGTCGTGGTgtgggagcgcggcggcgactgGCGCATGGTAGCCACCGGCACGCTCAGAGGGCACAGGAAGGCGATCCTGtgcctggcggcggccgggggcgtgGTGTGTAGCGGCTCGGCAGACAGGACGGTGAGGGTGTGGAGGAGGGGAGCGGAGAACACGGAATACACTTGCCTGGCCGTCCTGGAAGGCCATGGCGCGCCTGTGAAGAGCTTGGCGTTGGTGTACGGACGTGATCGCGGCTCGTCTGGCACCGGCGGCGGTTCTGCGCTTGTTTGCAGCGGCGCACTGGATGGGGAAGTGAAGATTTGGAGTGCGCTTGTTCCTTGCTTGCTTTAAAGTATATAACAACAGTAGTAGTTCATGTACACATTATACATTTATATACCATGGCATGATGCTGCCTGCGTGCTTTAACATTGAGATTGGCGTTGGGGGACTTGCTACACTTTGGTCCCTTGCAAAATGGTGTCAAGACCGTGTGTAAACGGTGTACTACCTGGGCACTGATCTAGTGATCTGGTCCTACGGTCTATGGCCTCAAATTTTGTGTCGGACCCTAAAAGAATTGGATTCTTATcttatcttatataattttaaattaaaaatatatatacaagTTGGATTGTGAGGAGAGCAATAGAGGCATGATCTGTTACCACTCCTATTTGGTCCAAGTCCAATAAGGCAACTAACTTTTCTTCCATCATAGGCAACATCCTGAATTTCATTATCAAGCAACCAGGTTACAGAGTTTTAAGCCAGCGCTACTGGTTCAATGtttgaagaaaaggaaaaaagtttTTTTAGTTCAGCGATCGTGCAACTGGTTACACCCAGGAACTACCACTAGATGTAACTAGGAATTGCCACTAATTATAGTGCTTGTTTGGAAGCACTCCACTCCTCAAAACAGtcactccactccaccaactCCACTCCACTCCTCTTAGGGTGTCATGGTCTTTTCAGTCTGAACCAAAGCACCAAGGCATCAGGTATGATTGCAGATTGAAAAATAACAATGCATAtttgacaaggttctagaataaTTTGGAAATAGTAAGAAAAAGAAATTGCCTTGTTTCATGGTAAAATTGAAATTCTCTAGAATAAGATACTTAATATTGTTGGAAAAGGATGAAAAAATTCTAGAGTTGatattttgaaaagaaaagtatGAAAGCTGCCAAATAGCAACACCATAACATCCACGAGCATCTATAAATACATGTGTTCCTCTCCCCTCTTGCCATATCATGGCATAAGAGGTCTTAAGTAGGAGATGGCAAGTTTGACTATTAAAAGCAAATATCTGTCTCATCTTCATGAAGATGTTCTCATAATTATGAAATATAAATTCATAACACTAAAAAGGACATAGTAACCTATCTCATGTCAATTTATCTTAGTGAACACTTGAGCAAATAAAATCAAAAACTGTAAATAAGATCTATATAAATTCATCAGAGCGAAATATATTGTTAGGAGTGTAGAACATAACAGTGGGGATGGCTCATCTCAGTTATGTGCAGATGTGTGGTAACCTATGATCCTTAGATTCCTGACATAATTTATGCATTCAGCCACATTTGTCGCTCTGTGTTAGACTGCCTTGTAGCAAGCTGCATCACATATAGAACAACAATTAGTTTAATCTATGTATTCGATAGGTATGAGCATAAATAAATTATAGATAAGTGACATTATAGAAATATCAACTAACTCTCATTATCACTGTTAGTATCATACCTCACAGTTTGGCCATCTCTAGCAAAATGTTGACTTATTAAAAGATGAGGTCTCCCTCCAACTGTGTCCTCGATGCTTAACTTTGTTATTAGGATGCACTAACTTCACCTGGCAGTCTCTCTAGCTTGTCCTTTAGAACTGATGGATGCTTATATCTTAGAGACAAGATGGTCTGGTCAAAAACATTGCTAAATATAAATGCTTCACATCCATACGTTATAAGAATATAATTGAATTTTTTTCAAGTATAGCTTCACTTCATATTTGAACTTGAATGTTTAGTAATTGTTGATAACACCAGAGTCCCAAGCCAACCTCTCATCTATTGAAACAGTAACAAATTAACTACCATATGTCACTTTAAGATCTCAGTGGCAATTG
This window of the Panicum virgatum strain AP13 chromosome 1K, P.virgatum_v5, whole genome shotgun sequence genome carries:
- the LOC120641303 gene encoding protein JINGUBANG, with amino-acid sequence MNSAGEQEPSQIQHEPVEAMLSQAVSLSSQPSLPSLPSLGPRDQNLSPSHHQCLATLRGHSSYVSALAVDGDSLYSASSDGRIRAWPLDGAGGRQEQQQGDDGCSATVVAAAACDSSVKCLLAVGDGLLLSSHQDGKIRAWRAGRRKDGTPRLVLRAALPTCVDRLQASLLPWSYVQVRRHRWRAWVHHVDAVTALAVSPDGALLYSASWDRSLRVWRLPGFRCVESIAPAHDDAINALAVSPDGLVYTGSADKKIKAWRRHPERRNKHVVVQTMERHRSAVNALALGVDGTVLYSGACDRSVVVWERGGDWRMVATGTLRGHRKAILCLAAAGGVVCSGSADRTVRVWRRGAENTEYTCLAVLEGHGAPVKSLALVYGRDRGSSGTGGGSALVCSGALDGEVKIWSALVPCLL